The Catellatospora citrea DNA segment GCCGAGACCGACCTGCCCCCGGGCTACGACCCGCGCGCCAGGCGGCTCTACGCCCGCGCCTGCGTGCTGGACCGGGTGCTGACCCTGGCCGGCCAGGCCGCCCCGGGCGGTGCGCTGAACAGCTTCGAGGCCCAGCAGCGCGACGAAGCGCTGCGCCCGCTGGCCGGCGCCTGCCGGGCCGCCCTGATGGCCGCCTGCAACGCCCCGTTCGAGGGCTGAGGGCCGACCGGCTCGGTCAGGCGGCCGTGGCCTCCACCGCTTCCGGCAACGGCTCCACCTCGTCGATCAGGTCCGCCACGGAGTTGACGACCCGCGACGGCCGGTAGGGGTAGCGCTCCATATCGGCCTTGGTGGCGATGCCGGTCAGCACGAGGATGGTGTGCAGCCCGGCCTCCAGGCCGCACAGCACGTCGGTGTCCATCCGGTCGCCGATCATGGCGGCCTGCACCGAGTGCGCACCGATCTTGTTGAGCGCCGAGCGCATCATCATCGGATTCGGCTTGCCCACGAAGTACGGCTCGATGCCGGTGGCCTTCGTGATCAGCGCGGCGACCGAGCCCGCGGCGGGCAGCGCGCCCTCGTTGGACGGTCCGGTCGCGTCGGGGTTGGTGCAGATGAAGCGGGCGCCCTTGTTGATCAGGCGGATCGCCGTGGTGATCGCCTCGAAGCTGTAGTTGCGGGTCTCGCCCAGCACCACGTAGTCCGGCTCGTAGTCGGTCATGATGTAGCCCGCCGCGTGCAGCGCCGTGGTCAGGCCCGCCTCGCCGATGACGTACGCCGTGCCGCCCGGCCGCTGGTCGGCCAGGAACTGCGCGGTGGCCAGCGCCGACGTCCAGATCGCCGACTCCGGCAGGTCGAAGCCCAGCCGGGTCAGGCGCGCGTGCAGGTCGCGCGGGGTGTAGATGGAGTTGTTGGTGAGCACCAGGAACGGCACGCCCGCAGCCCGCAGCCGGCCGATGAACTCCGGCGCGCCCGGCACCGGCTCACCCTCGTGGACCAGTACGCCGTCCATGTCGGTCAACCAGGCGGCGATCGGCTTGCGGTCGGTCATCGGGTTCCCTCTCTGTTGCTGCGCACCGGAGGCGGGCAGCAGTTGCTCGCACAGACATCCCAGTGTTCGAGCCTACCGAGCGCGGTCCGCTCCCGGCCGCCCGGTGCCATCCGCTCCAGCACGAGGTCGCGCACCATCGCCACGAAGCGCGGATCGGCCCCCGGCGTGCCCGCGCGGGCGAAGCCGAGGCCCAGCCGCCGGGCCGTCGCCGCGGCCTCCTCGTCGAGATCCCACAGCACCTCCAGGTGGTCGGAGACGAACCCGATCGGGCTCACCACCACCTGGGTCACCCCCTCCTTGGCCAGCACCTCCAGGTGGTCGTTGACGTCCGGCTCCAGCCACGGGACGTGCGGCGCGCCCGACCGGCTCTGCCACACCAGGTCCCACGCCAGCCCCGGCGCGCCCCGCTCGGCGACCAGCCGGGCGGTCTCGCGCAGCTGTGCCTCGTAGCGTCCGCCGGTCGGCCCGCTGGACTCCGCCATGGACACCGGGATGGAGTGCGCGGTGAACACCAGCCGGGTGTTCTCGTGCTGCGTCACGTCCAGCGTCGACAGTGCCGCGGTCACCGCGTCGGCGAACGGCTCGACGAAACCCGGGTGGTCGTGGAAGTGCCGCAGCTTGTCCACGACCGGGGCGCGCGGCCCGACCGCGGCCCGCGCCGACGCGATGTCCTGCAGGTACTGCCGGCACGACGAGTACGACCCGTAGGCGCTGGTCGCCAGCGCCACCGCGCGCTCGATGCCGTGGTCGCGCATCTGCGCCAGGGTGTCGGCCAGCATCGGCCGCCAGTTCCGGTTGCCCCAGTAGACCGGCAGGTCCAGCGCGTTGGCCGCGAAGTCGGCCCGGATCGCGGCGACCAGCTCCCGGCACTGCTCGTTGATCGGCGACACCCCGCCGAAGCGCAGGTAGTGCTCGGCCACCTCGGCCAGCCGTTCGGGGGGCACGCCGCGCCCCCGCGTCACGTTGTGCAGGAACGGCAGCACCTCGTCCGGGTGCTCCGGACCGCCGAACGACAACAGCAGGAAGGCGTCGTACATGCGTAAAAGGCTAGAACCCCACCCGGACCGCCCACACATCACCCACCCGCCGTCCCACCCACGTCACACCCCCACACACCATCCAGGCCGCAACTCTTCAAGAGTCGCGGCCTGGATGCCGGCTGGAGGGCGCGACTCTCCAAGAGTTGCGCCCGGGGGTATGCGCCCGGGGGTTACGCGCCGAGGGCGTGGTAGCCGCCGTCGACGTGGATGATCTCGCCGGTGGTGGCCGGGAACCAGTCGGAGAGCAGGGCGCAGACGGCCTTGGCGGTGGGCACGGTGTCGGTGAGGTTCCAGCCCAGCGGCGCGCGCTCGGTCCAGGACTCCTCGAACTTCTCGAAGCCCGGGATCGACTTGGCGGCCATCGTGCGCAGCGGCCCGGCCGACACCAGGTTGCTGCGGATGCCCTGGTCGCCGAGGTAGTTGGCGAGGTAGCGGGAGGCGGACTCCAGGCCGGCCTTGGCCACGCCCATCCAGTCGTACACCGGCCAGGCCACGGTGGCGTCGAAGGTCAGGCCGACGATCGAGCCGCCGTGGGGCATCAGCGGCAGGGTGGCCATCGCCAGCGCCTTGTAGGAGTACGTGGACACGTGCACCGCGGTGGCCACGTCCTCCCACGTGGTCTGCAGGAACGTGCCGCCCAGCGCGGTGGCCGGCGCGAAGCCGATCGAGTGCACCACGCCGTCGAGGCCGTCGACGTACCCGCGCACGTTGTCGGCCAGGGCCGCCAGCTGCTCCGGGTTCGTCGCGTCCAGCTCGATCACGGGCGCGGTGACGGGCAGCCGCTTGGCGATCCGCTCGACCAGGGACAGCCGGCCGTAGCCGGTCAGCACCACGGTCGCGCCCTGCTCCTGGGCGATCTTCGCGACGTTGAACGCGATCGACTGCTCCGTGATCACGCCGGTGACCAGGATCCGCTTACCTTCGAGCAGCACGTCTACTCCTCATTCGAAATCTTGTCGAGCACGGTGGTGAAGACCGTCAGTGGCCCATGCCGAGGCCGCCGTCGACCGGGATGACCGCGCCGGAGATGTAGCCCGCGGTGTCGCCGGCGAGCCAGGTGACCACGCCCGCGATCTCGTCGACCGCGGCGATCCGGCCGGCCGGGATGGCCTTGCGGATCTCGGCCTTGCGCTCGTCGGTGAGCTTGTCGGTCATGTCGGTCTCGATGAAGCCGGGAGCCACCACGTTCGCGGTGATGTTGCGGGTGCCCAGCTCGCGGGTGATGGAGCGGGCCATGCCCACCAGACCGGCCTTGCTCGCCGCGTAGTTGACCTGCCCCGCGCCGCCGTACAGGCCGACCACCGAGGAGATGAAGATCATGCGGCCCCAGCGTCCCCGGACCATCTTGGTGGAGGCGCGGCGGGCACAGCGCCAGGCGCCGCTCAGGTTGGTGTCGAGCACCCGGCCGAACTGCTCCTCCGACATGCGCATCAGCAGCGTGTCGTCGGTGATGCCGGCGTTGGCGACGAGCACCTCGACCGGGCCCAGCTCGTTCTCGACGGTGGTGAACGCCGCGTCGACCGCCGCCGGGTCGGTGACGTCGCAGGTGACGCCCAGGATCTCGGGGGCCAGTGACTGGTCGAAGGTGCCCCGGTGGGTGATCGCCACACGGTCGCCCTGCTTGGCGAACGCCTGCGCGATCGCCAGGCCGATACCTCTGTTGCCGCCGGTGACCAGGACGGTGCGAGACACGGTTACTCCTTCGCGATCAGGTTGTTCCGCCTGAGCCTAGGGCGCTGCCCGGAAGGCGGCGGGTACGGGGGCGTGACTAAATCCGACTATAATCTTTGTGGAATTCCGCCAAACGACCCGTACGGGTGGACACGGAAACCCTGCCGGTACGGCTGATGCGGATCACGATCGCCCATACGGTATGATCACGACGTTTGCGAGCTGGATTTCGGCCTAAGGAGGTGATCGCTATGCGAGATAGCGATCCTCCGAGTCATGGCCGGGTCCTGCGAGCCGCAGTGCGCCGATCCTGCGCCTGACTTTCTCGCATCCCCGCGCGTCCTCCCGTCGAAACCGAGCCGGTGCGTCTTCCACCGGCTGGGAGGCCCGTGCGCTGACCTGGTCATGACTCACACCCGAGTGTCCCTGTAGTTGCCTGCACAACACAGTCACCGGAGTAGGTCATGAGCCGTTACCTCGCCCCGCTGGGCTTCACCCTCGCCGCGGCCTGGGTAGGAGCCATCTTCCTGCTGGTCAGCTCCCGCTGAGCGCCACCGGCAGCGCACGCCCGCAACGCCGCCGGCGTGCCGTACCGACAGTTTCTGCTCTGCACCCGCCCGCGCAACACCTCGACGGTTGCGCGGACGGGTGCAGAGCAGGCGACCACCGCCGCCCCGTCAGGGCAGGCGTGACGTCCACAGCAGGCTGAGCGCGCCCGCGCCGAGGCCCAGCAGCAGCGCCGCCGCGGCGAACCACTGCGAGACCTCCTTGGGCACCCGCTTGTGCCCGATCGACGAGCCCATGTCCTGGTACACCTGGGTCAGCTCGGCCGCCGACGCCGCCTCGTAGAAGAAGCCGCCCGTCGTCTCGGCCAGCTCGGCGAGGGCCTGCCGGTCCACCGGCACCCGCTGCAGCTGCCCGGCGATGTCGACCATGCCCGCGTCGGTGCCGAAGGCGATCGTGGTCACCGGCACGTTCGCCTCGACCGCCGCGGCCGCCGCGTCCTCGATGGCCCGGCCGTAGGTGCGGTAGCCGTCGGACAGCAGCACGATCCGGGCCGGTGGCGGCCCCTCCGCCCCGGCGTCGGGCACCGCCTTGATCGCGTCCAGCGAGGTGAACACCGCCTCGCCGGTGGCGGTGGCCTCGGCCAGCTCCAGCGCGTCGATCGCGTCGTTCACCGCCGAGCGGTCCTTGCCCGGCGAGACCAGCACGTTCGCCGATTTGGCGAAGGACACCAAGCCCAGGTTGTACGAGGCGGGCAGCTCCTGCACGAACTGCTTGGCGGCCTGCTGCGCCGCCTCCATCCGGGTCGGCTCCACGTCGTCGGCCTGCATCGACAGGGACACGTCGATGGCCAGGATGATGGTCGCCCGCTCCAGCGGTTCGTCGACCTCCATCGACGGTCTGGCCAGCGCCGTCACCAGCGAGAACAGCCCGGCCAGGAAGAGCCCGGCGGCGACGTGGCGGCGCCAGCCCAGCCCGCGGGGCACCAGCGAGCGCAGCAGTTCCAGGTTGCTGAACGGCAGCGCCGTGTCGCGGCGGAAGCGCCGCAGCAGATGCCGGGCGGCATACGCGCCGGCCAGCGCGAGCACCGGGATCAGGGCCAGCAGCCACATCGGATCCAGGAAACGGATCATCGGCTCCCCCCGCGGGTACGGCGGTGACGTTGCGCGGCCACGAACCGCACCAGGTCGAGCAGCCAGTCGGAGTCGGTGCGCAGCCGCACCTGGCGCGCCCCGGCGGTGCGCACCGCGTCGGCGATCAGCTCACGCTGCCGCTGGGCGGCCTGCGCGTAGCGGCGGCGCAGGTCCCGGTCGCCGGTCTGCACCTCGTGCCGTGCGCCGGTCTCCGGGTCACGCAGTTCGAGCACCCCCGCCGCGGGCAGTTCCAGCTCGCACGGGTCCAGCACCTCGACGGCGAGCACCTCGTGCCGGGTGGCGAGCTTGCGCAGCTGCCAGGCCCAGCGCTCGGGCGGGTCGAGGAAGTCAGAGATCACCACCGCCAGCCCGCGCCGCCGCGGCGGGCTGTTCAGCGCCTCGATCAGCGGCGCGAGGCTGTCCGCGGGGTGCTGCGGGGCCCGTGCCGCGCCGCCCTCCTCGATCAGCCTGGCGACCGTGCGCAGCAGCCCCTGCGCCTCCCGGCGGCCGGACCGGGCCGGCCGGCGGACCAGCTCGGCGCCGCCGGCGTTGATCACCGCACCGACGCGGTTGCCGCCGCGCACGGTCAGGTGGGTCATCGCCGCGGTCGCCGCCAGCACCAGATCGCGCTTGAGCATCCGGGCGGTGCCGAAGTCGAGGCTCGGCGACAGGTCCACGGCCAGCCAGGTCTCCAGCTCCCGGTCGGCCACGGTCAGCCGCACGTGCGGCACCGTGGTGCGGGCCGTGACCGGCCAGTCCATCCGGCGTACGTCGTCGCCCGCCCGGTATTCCCGCGACTCCCCCGCCTCGCTGCCCGGTCCGGGCAGCAGGCCCAGGTAGTCGCCCT contains these protein-coding regions:
- a CDS encoding HAD-IIA family hydrolase is translated as MTDRKPIAAWLTDMDGVLVHEGEPVPGAPEFIGRLRAAGVPFLVLTNNSIYTPRDLHARLTRLGFDLPESAIWTSALATAQFLADQRPGGTAYVIGEAGLTTALHAAGYIMTDYEPDYVVLGETRNYSFEAITTAIRLINKGARFICTNPDATGPSNEGALPAAGSVAALITKATGIEPYFVGKPNPMMMRSALNKIGAHSVQAAMIGDRMDTDVLCGLEAGLHTILVLTGIATKADMERYPYRPSRVVNSVADLIDEVEPLPEAVEATAA
- a CDS encoding ferrochelatase: MYDAFLLLSFGGPEHPDEVLPFLHNVTRGRGVPPERLAEVAEHYLRFGGVSPINEQCRELVAAIRADFAANALDLPVYWGNRNWRPMLADTLAQMRDHGIERAVALATSAYGSYSSCRQYLQDIASARAAVGPRAPVVDKLRHFHDHPGFVEPFADAVTAALSTLDVTQHENTRLVFTAHSIPVSMAESSGPTGGRYEAQLRETARLVAERGAPGLAWDLVWQSRSGAPHVPWLEPDVNDHLEVLAKEGVTQVVVSPIGFVSDHLEVLWDLDEEAAATARRLGLGFARAGTPGADPRFVAMVRDLVLERMAPGGRERTALGRLEHWDVCASNCCPPPVRSNREGTR
- the fabI gene encoding enoyl-ACP reductase FabI, whose translation is MLLEGKRILVTGVITEQSIAFNVAKIAQEQGATVVLTGYGRLSLVERIAKRLPVTAPVIELDATNPEQLAALADNVRGYVDGLDGVVHSIGFAPATALGGTFLQTTWEDVATAVHVSTYSYKALAMATLPLMPHGGSIVGLTFDATVAWPVYDWMGVAKAGLESASRYLANYLGDQGIRSNLVSAGPLRTMAAKSIPGFEKFEESWTERAPLGWNLTDTVPTAKAVCALLSDWFPATTGEIIHVDGGYHALGA
- the fabG gene encoding 3-oxoacyl-ACP reductase FabG produces the protein MSRTVLVTGGNRGIGLAIAQAFAKQGDRVAITHRGTFDQSLAPEILGVTCDVTDPAAVDAAFTTVENELGPVEVLVANAGITDDTLLMRMSEEQFGRVLDTNLSGAWRCARRASTKMVRGRWGRMIFISSVVGLYGGAGQVNYAASKAGLVGMARSITRELGTRNITANVVAPGFIETDMTDKLTDERKAEIRKAIPAGRIAAVDEIAGVVTWLAGDTAGYISGAVIPVDGGLGMGH
- a CDS encoding VWA domain-containing protein, translating into MIRFLDPMWLLALIPVLALAGAYAARHLLRRFRRDTALPFSNLELLRSLVPRGLGWRRHVAAGLFLAGLFSLVTALARPSMEVDEPLERATIILAIDVSLSMQADDVEPTRMEAAQQAAKQFVQELPASYNLGLVSFAKSANVLVSPGKDRSAVNDAIDALELAEATATGEAVFTSLDAIKAVPDAGAEGPPPARIVLLSDGYRTYGRAIEDAAAAAVEANVPVTTIAFGTDAGMVDIAGQLQRVPVDRQALAELAETTGGFFYEAASAAELTQVYQDMGSSIGHKRVPKEVSQWFAAAALLLGLGAGALSLLWTSRLP
- a CDS encoding DUF58 domain-containing protein, with protein sequence MAAAAPERAGGEAALRRLQLLVNRRLDGLLQGDYLGLLPGPGSEAGESREYRAGDDVRRMDWPVTARTTVPHVRLTVADRELETWLAVDLSPSLDFGTARMLKRDLVLAATAAMTHLTVRGGNRVGAVINAGGAELVRRPARSGRREAQGLLRTVARLIEEGGAARAPQHPADSLAPLIEALNSPPRRRGLAVVISDFLDPPERWAWQLRKLATRHEVLAVEVLDPCELELPAAGVLELRDPETGARHEVQTGDRDLRRRYAQAAQRQRELIADAVRTAGARQVRLRTDSDWLLDLVRFVAAQRHRRTRGGSR